A stretch of DNA from Aciduliprofundum sp. MAR08-339:
TAATCCTTGGGCTTCGTGCCCATTTTATCCATAAGCATCTTCGCTGCTGTCATCACATGTTTGAAATATGCGGGCTCACCGGTGAATCTGCCGCCATGGGATGGATACCTCTGCCCCTCCCGGCGCCAGAAATCGGGGGTATCGGTAACGAATGATACGGTGTCGTTTATTTCTGCAATAACTTCCTTTTTCCCTATTATGTATGCCGTTCCCCCTGCCGAGGCTGAATAGTCAAGTGCATCTCCCGGCTGCCCCTGGGAGGTGTCGGTGCCAATTGCAATTCCGTATTCAATCATACCGGCCTTAACCATGGCGTAGACATTCTGCATGGCAGCAGTGCCTGCTTTGCAGGCGAATTCCAGATCTGCAGCATGAGCCTTATACGCGCCCACTACCTCTGCAATTAGAGATGCAGTGGGCTTAACCGCGTAGGGATGTGATTCACTACCCACAAAAATTGCACCTATTTTCTCACCGGGAATGTTCTTCCTGCGCAGTGCATTTCGAAGAGCCTCCACGGCTATTGTGGCAGCATCCTCATCGTAGGCGGGCACACTTTTGCTCATTATGCCGAGTCCCTTCTCAGGATGCTCCGGGTTGTCACCCCATATCCTTGCTATCTCCGCAGTCTTTATCCTGTATATGGGTATGTACGAGCCATAAGTTACAATACCTACCATATTCTCACCTGCGGTGTAGAATGAAAATGGCCTATTTAACTTTTATCGTGTTTATGTTCGTTTATTGACGAATTTTTTGCTTTTTAATTCCTTGATGATATCTCTTTTGGTGTATTTTTGTCATCATAGCCCTCATGGGAGGCAAACCTTTGAATCCACATATTTGTCCAACAACACTTAAAAATGATTAAATCTTCCCGCAATTATGAAACTGCTCAAGGTGGAATCTCTCGGAGTTGCCGTGGAGGATAAGGAGATAATCAGGGATATGAATTTTGAAATGGGAAAGGGGGAAATTCATGTGATCATGGGCCCAAATGGCTCAGGTAAGAGTACCCTGGCCCTGGCTATTATGGGACATCCCTCGTACAGAATCACGAGGGGGCACATATATTTTGAGGATAAAATCATAGATTCTCTACCCGTTGATGAGCGTGCCCGTATGGGCATACTGATGGCCTTTCAGGCACCTGAGGACATTGAAGGGGTGCGAATAATTGACTATCTCACGCTCCTCCTTGAAAAGGTAAGGGGCATGGAAACCTTGGAAGCCAAGGAATTAATATTCAAAAAAGCAAGAGAGGTCTGGTTCTCAGAAGACACGCTCTCCCGTTACATTAATGTTGGATTCTCAGGTGGTGAGCGCAAGAGATTTGAGATTCTCCAGGCACTTCTTCTTGAACCCAAACTCCTCATTTTGGATGAGCCCGATAGCGGGGTGGATGTTGACTCTCTAAGCCTCGTGTCCATGAAAATCAGGGAACTATATGAAAGGGGAACTTCCGTTATGCTCATCACCCACTACGGTAGAATTCTTGAGCACATAGATCCGAGCACTGTGAAGGTGCACATAATAAAGGAGGGCCGTATAGTTATGAGTGGTGGGGAGGAACTTGTTGAGAGAATTGAAAAGGATGGATTCAAGAAGGTTTTTGAGGAGTGTGGTTGCAATGAATGATGTTCAGGATGTTAGGAGTATTATTGAGGATCAGATTGAGACTCTTCGCAAAAGGAATAGGGAGCCAGAATGGATGACAAAGTTGAGGTACAAGGGGTTGAAGGCATTCTTGGAAGCACCGCACAGCGATCCGGTAATTAAGGATCCTCTGGAATTTGTTGTTGGCGCATCGGAGGAAGTTTATCCTGAGGTGAAGAGCCTTGAAGATTTGCCACCAGAGATGCTTGCACTCTTGGATAGACTTGGCATTGCGGAGGTTGAGAAGAAATACGTTGCTGGACTTGCAGTTCAGAGTGATACGAGCATAGTGCTCAATGAATTTTTGCAGGCGTGGAGAAAGAGGGGACTCATTGTTGAGAGTATGGAGGATGCTGTACGCAACCATCCTGTCGTTAAGGATCTCTTTATGAAACTTTTCGATCCCCACGAGAGCAAGTTGGCGGCTTATCACACTGCAATATGGAACGGTGGCGTGTTTCTGCACATAAAATCAGGATTGCGTGTTCCAATGCCCCTTCATCTATTCTTTCTGATTCAGAACAGCGCAATGGCCCAGGCACCACATATAATAATCAATGCAGAGCCCCATAGCGAGTTGCATCTGATTGAGGGGTGCACATCTCCTATTCTTCTCAGACATTCCCTTCACCTGGATATGACGGAGGCGTACATAGGAGAGGGCTCAAAGATCAAACTAAGTGTGCTGCAAAACTGGCCTGAATACGTGCATACCCGCCCCATGACCCGTGCGAGAATAGGAAAAAATGCAGAGTTCATAAACACAACAGTGGGCCTTGGAACGGGGAAGAGTAATGTGGCGAATCCTGTTTACTGGATTGATGAGGGGGGTTATGCCGAACTCAACGGGATAATCCTTGGTCAGAAAGATTTTTATGTTGATTTGGGCGGAGAGATGAATCTTGAAGGTCCCGGTGCCAGAGGTATAAATGCCAGCAAGAGTGTGATAATGGATGGGAGCACTGTTATAACGAGAGGTGTAATAAGGGCCCGTGCACCAAAAACAAAGGGTCACATAAGTTGCGACGCTCTAATTCTAAATTCCAAGGCGAGAATGGAAACCTACCCCGGACTTGTATCCGAGGTGGACGATGCCGAGCTGAGCCACGAGGCGGCCATAGGGAAGATAAGGGAAGAGGAACTCTTCTACCTGATGTCAAGGGGCTTGAAGGAAGAGGAGGCAACGCAACTCATAGTAAAGGGTTTTGTTGATCCTCTGCTAAAGGATATACCATTGGAATTCGTTGTTGAGATAAGAAAGATAATCGAGATGGCGGTGAGTGGAGGAATGTAGTGAGAAAACACACCTACTTAGGGGTTTAGAAAGGGGGCTTCGCCCCCTTCTTGGCAAAGATTTTTTTACTACTTCCCTTTTTATGGCCCGTGAACATTCTTGTAATTGCGGAAAAGCGCAATGCAGCGCAGCGTATTGCAAAGATTCTATCCGGCGGAAAATTTGAAACGGTTAAGAAGGGAAGAAACGTGTATTACTCGTTCTCAATGGGTGGTGATAGGTACTTTGTTGTGCCCCTCAGAGGGCACATTCTGCAACTGGATTATCCTGAAAAGTTCAAGAGTTGGAATTTGAAGGACCTGCAGAAACTTGTGGACGAGGAGCCCGTGAAGATCGTTAAGGAGAAGGGTGTGGCTTCAACTTTAAAAAATTTGGCCAAGGATGCTGATCTGCTGATAATAGCCACAGATTACGATAGGGAAGGAGAATTGATAGGCGTGGAGGCCCTGAGCATCTCCGGTTACAGGGGTAAAGTAAAGAGGGCAAAGTTCAGCGCTTTAACCGAGCAGGAGATAAAAAATGCGTTTGAGAACCTTGTGGATGTGAATTACAATCTTGCAAGTGCAGCGGAGACAAGACAGAAGATAGACCTCGCATGGGGGGCCTCTCTAACTCGCTTTATCTCTCTTGCCTCCAGAAGAAGGGGTAAGGATTACCTATCAGTAGGGAGGGTACAAAGCCCCACTCTTGCCCTCATAGTCAAGAGGGAGAGGGAAATCGAGAGTTTTGAGCCCACTCCCTACTGGAACATAGGTGCCAAATTTCACAAGCGTAGAATATTCAGAGGGGAACATATTGCAAATCCGATATGGAAAGAGGAGGAGGCAAAGAAAATATATGAAAAGATAAAGGATTGCAATGTGGGGAAGGTTCTTGAATACGTTGAAGGAACGAAGAAGATAAGACCCCCTTCGCCGTTCAACACCACGGAGTTTCTTAGTGAGGCCACTAAACTGGGATTCTCCGCAGCAAGAGCCATGCGTATCGCAGAGGATCTCTACATGGGAGGCTACATATCTTATCCCAGAACGGATAACACTGTTTATCCCAGAAGCTTGAATATAAATGCCATACTGAAATCACTTGAAAAATCAAAGTTCTCCGAAGATGTGAAAAAACTTCAGAAGGAGCGCAGGAAGTACCCAACACGGGGCAAGAAGGAGAGCAAGGATCACCCTCCAATTGTGCCTATGCGCGGTGCAAAGCTGGATGGAGAGCGCGGTAAAATTTATGAACTCATAGTTAGAAGATTCTTTGCCACCCTTGCCCCTGATATGGAATACGAAGAGAGCACTGCAAAGATAAGCATATTGGACGAGATCTTTGTAAGCAAGGGAAGGAGAATTCTGAACGAGGGCTGGCACTATTACTATCCCTATTCCAAATTTGAAGAAATCCCTATGCCCAGATTGAAGGAGGGTGAGGAGATCAGGGTGAAGGGTGTGGAAATTGTAAGAAAGGAAACAAAGCCCCCCAGCAGATACACCCAATCCTCATTGCTCAAAGAGATGGAGAAACTGAATCTTGGTACAAAGAGCACAAGGGCCGAGATAATTCAGAAACTCTTTGATAGGGGTTATGTTAGGGGGAATCCCATAAGACCAACGGATCTTGGAAAAGCGCTGATAGATTCTCTGGAGAAGAACAAGGTTGATGTTGTAAAGCCCGATATGACCGCTAAATTGGAGAGGGATATGGACAGGATTGAAGAGGGCTCTGTGAGTGGAGATTATGTTGTGAAGGAATCAAGAGAGATGCTGAAGAGCATATTGAGATCTCTGGAGGAGAATAAGGGAGATGTTGGTAAGAGTATCAGCAGTTCAATGCGTACCGAGATTGGCGAATGTCCCGATGGAGGAAAACTCATCTACCTTGAGAGAAAGAAACTTGTTGTATGCGAGCACGGAGAGACTGCGAAGTTTTACAACCTGCCAAAAACGGGTCATGTTGAGTTTCTAAATCGAAAATGCCCGGTGTGTGGATTGCCTCTAATAAAAGTGGTTCGTAGAGGTCAGAGCCCAGAGATCCGATGCCTGGATTCAAAATGTGAGTATAACAGGAGAAAGGACGTTGTTGGCAAGTGTCCCAAATGCGGGGGAGATCTTGTGATAAGGCAATCCCGCAATGGCAAACGTTTCATTGGATGCTCAAATTATCCAAAATGCGATGTGACCTATCCCCTGCCCCAGAAGGGTCAGATAATTCCCACAGGAGAAGTATGTCCGTACTGTGGTGCTCCGTTGATTATCATAAGAAAGAAAGGGCGCAGGGACTGGAAGATCTGTCCCAATATGAACTGCGAGTACAACAGGAGGAAGAGGGATGAAGAGTGAAACTCTTGCTCAGATAAATATGATGCTCATCTTCCTTGTGGCCAACGTAATGGCCCTTCTTCTCTTTCCAGCATACACCATATACGAGGGAGGATTGGGAGAGGAGGGTAGCAATCCTTGGGTTGCAGTTTACTATCTAATCTACGTCATAGCTGTTACCCTTTTAATAGTGTTCATAGCCAAAAAGGGCAAGAAAAATCTTCTTCGGGGTATATTTTACTTTGCGATTGCCTGGGCCATGTGGTATGCAATCTTTCCACTGCTATACTACTTTTACATACCCTACTCTGACCTGATTTCATTGGCAATATCCGTGATTCTCACAATTCTCCTCATAAAAAATTCCGAGTGGTATGTTATAAACCTTGTGGGTATTCTAACCACGGTGGGTGTGGCTCTGATATTCGGATTGAGTTTGACCTTGATACCAATTATCGTTCTCCTGAGTTTATTTGCAATTTATGATGCCATTGCCGTTTACATGAGCAAGCACATGGTTGCCCTTGCAGATTCTGCCATTGAACACAAGTTGCCTGCAATGTTCGTGGTCCCTGCAAAGAAAGGTTATTCTTTCAAGAGAGCCAAGGGCAGACCTGGAAAGGGTACCCAGAGAGAGGCCTACTATATGGGATATGGGGATGTTCTCATTCCCGGAATACTCGTTGTGGCTGCTGAGAGAAATTTTGGTATGCTTGGAGGTATATTCACGCTTGTGGGTGCTCTATCTGCCATGCTCCTTCTGTTCGTGATGGTGAACACCGGAAAGCCACAGCCCGGATTGCCGTATCTCAACGCGGGTGCCCTAGCAGGATTGATAATTTATCTGCTTCTATTCTTTTTCTGATTTCTGAGCAATTTTTATATTTGCGTTAGGTATAACCTAACCGATGAGAAGAGTAGTTGTGCTCATAATTATCTTCACGTTGCTAATTTCAATTGCCTCAATCCTGCCCAATGGAAGCGCAGACAATGGGAAAAAAATAAATGTTGTGGCCACACTTGAAATTTTCTCATACTTCGCCGAGGAAATTGGAGGCTCCCGTGTAAATGTGAGTTATATTGTTCCGCAGGGTGAGGATATACATTCCTATTCTCTGACCTACGGAGATATGAAAAAATTGCAATCTGCAGATCTTATAATTTTAGCCTCCAGCCAGTTCTTTTCAATAGACAGAAACATAAGGGAGAAGGTTGAAGGTAAGGAAATCTTGGATTTTGAGGATTATCATGCCAAGCTGTATCCTCTGGGCAGTTTCAAAAGAAATGTACATGGTTACTGGCTATATCCTCCAAATGCTCTGAATATAACAAGGGCAATTGAAAAAAAATTGGAAGAAATGGATCCTGCAAGTTCCGCCTATTATGAGGATAACTTTATGAAATTTGAGAAAAATCTTGAATCTACCCTCAGAAATGTTAGAAATATGGCGAAAAATGCGGATTTGGAAAACAAAACCGCCCTCTTAACAGTTCCAGGGGCTTTTTATGTGGTTAAGTATCTTGGTATATCCATAGAGGGCACAATTGTGGAAGGCCCACATCAGTTCATAAGCGAGAAGGAGCTGAGCAGGGTGAAGAAGGATATTCAAAACGGAAAAATAAATTTCATAGTGGATGTTCAGTCACTTCAGAACTCAAGATCCGGACAGATAGCAATCCAGTTGTCCAGAGAAACAGGGGTGAAAATTGTTTATATTGACATATTCTCAACGTCAAATTACACCAATCTGCTTCTAAAGGATGCGTCCATACTCTCCTATGCCCGTTATGTGAATCGTTATGGAAATGAGAGTTGTAGTTGCGATTTTTATCTCATAACATCAATCCTGCTTTCCATAATAACGGTCGTGCTCTTTATCATAGCCTACGATTACAGAAGGGAGCTGTTAAAATAATCAAACTAATTTTTTGAATTTCAAAGCAATACCCTTACCCTGCTTTACAACCTTGCAAAGCACCCTGATTCGCTGACCTTGATACAGGGAAAGGGGAGCGTGAATAAGTGTAAGTTCTCTCCTTCCATCGCTTATAACGTATGTTCTATGAGTACTATCCATGCTCAAATAAATGCCCCTCTGGAGCGGTGATGAAGAATCCACAATTATATAATTCTTGAGTCGATCTTCTTTTATGGGATAAATCGTCTCCACAAAACCCTCTGTGATTATCCATGTGCCAATATATTTTGCAGAAATTTGAGAGAGAGGGAGAAATTTTACCCTTCTCATTTTTTGTAGGATGGAATACGCTCCAGCAGCATTCCCTCAATTTTTAGGGGTTTTAACATTTTGGCTAGTTTAACTGCTTCTTCCAGTTTGGCCTTGGAATCCGCATAGATCACATACAGTACTTCTCCCTTTTCAGTTTTCTCACTCTTTTTCCTGTTGAGCAATATTCCTGCACCCTTGTCCTTTGGGGCTCCTGCAGTTCTTGCAATCTTCACCAGCGCTTTATTTGAGACTATTGAGATGTATCCGTCTTCCGGTGAATGTATTTCTGCTTTGTATTTGCCTATGGGGACATCCTCGCTCTTTTCAATTCCCCTTGAACCCTGGGCATTGATGATTTCAAGAAACTTCTCCCTTGCCTTTCCACTTTTCAAAACATTTTTTGCCATTGCCTTTCCCTCTCCCCTCTCTGCCACATTTCCAAGTTCAAGGAGCATGCCCGCAATGTCCGTTGCCTTTTCAATGAGCGAGTTACTTACATTTTTCCCTTCAAGGGCCTGCATCGCCTCACGGGCCTCAAGGGCTGGGCCAATGGCACGGCCAATTGGCTGTCCACCGTAGGTCACGGCTGCCTCAATGGTTATGCCTAACCTCTCCCCAAGTTCTATGAAATCCATGGCGTATTTTCTTGCGGTCTTCTCGTCAGGCACTTTAGTTTCTGGACCCATTGGAATGTCAAGAACCATGTAATTTGCGCCCACAGCCTTCTTTTTTGCCATCACGCTTGCTAAAACCTGAGAATGCGGGTCGATTCCCAGTGGATATTCAACCTTCACAATCTTATCGTCTGCAGGTGCAAGATTAACCGCGCCGCCCCATGTGAGCGTGGCTCCAACCTCGTCTACTATTCTCCTTATATCCTTTACACTAAGTTTAACATTTGTAAGGACTTCCATTAGATCCGCCGTGCCTGCGGCACTGCTTATGGCCCTTGATGAGGTTTTGGGTATTTTCAATCCCATGCTGGCCGCTATGGGTACAGCTATGGGTGCATACTTATTTCCGGGTACTCCTCCTATGCTGTGAACATCAAACACTGTGTATTCAAAATCAATTGTTTCGCCTGTTTCCACCATCGCCTTTGTCATCCACTCGGTCTCATCCATGTCCATGCCACGAATCTGAATCGCCGTTACATAGGATGCCAGTTCAATGTTTGATAGACTATCATCCACAATGTCTCTCACGATCTGATATATCTCATCCTTTGTGAGTTTTTCACCGGAGATCTTTTTCTTTATATAATCCACACTCATGGGTCTCACAGTTGGAGCGATGTTCACCTTATCTCCATTTTTTACGCTTAATTTCTCACTGATCTCAACGAACATCCCTATCTCTCCCCTTTTAATCATACTTTCAGAAATGTTCACTATGGCCGTTGTGACAGTGCCCCTCCTTGTGACCTTAACCCTGTCCTGTGGGTGGAGCCCAAGTTCCTTTGCATCTTCCTCGTTCAGTATGATCTCCAATCCTCCAACCTCAACATCAATCCTCTTTACCTTCAATTCCAACGTTCATCACCTCCTTTATTATCTCATATGCAAGATATGGGGAAATTACACCCTTCTCGGTAACTATTGCATCTATGTACTCCGGTGGAGTGGCGTCAAACACTGGATTTCTGAATTTCACGCCTGGAAAATCATCAGGATTTGCAATCTCCCTGGGATCGCGCTCCTCAATCTTCACCAGTTTCCCTATTACCGTTTCCGGTGAAAATTTGTAGGTCTCAGCGCAAACAATGAAAGGCACCCTTGCCTCATGGGCTGCCAGGGCAATCTGGGATGTACCTATTTTGTTTATAACTGCGCCGTTGCTCGCTATGGTATCCGCTCCCACAACCACTATGTCCACATCCCTCATAAAATAACGAACTGCAGAGTCCACGATCATCGTAACGTCTATTCCTTCCTTCGCCAGAGCTCTTGCGGTTATGTGTCCCTGCAACCATGGCCTTGTCTCTGTGTTGAAAACTCGAATTTTCTTTCCATCCCTGTGTGCCTGAATTATGCACTGCAAAGCGGCTGATGAGTTGCAATGTGTAAGTATGGTTGCCCCATCTGGAATTCTCCCAGCCCCGTATTTTCCTATGATCTCAAGCGCTTCTTCGGATCTTTTTATGAAATCTTCCGCATTTTTTATTATGGATTTGCGCAGGTCTTCCACATTTTCCCCCTTTGCCCTGTTTACCACATAGTAAACTGCATTCTTGAGAGAAACTGCTGTGGGCCTGGTGGAGATAAGGTACTCCTTTACATTGTCAAGATCTTCGTAAAATCCCTGAATATTTCCTTCAAAATCCTCCGCAAAATATTTTAGAGCTAGGGCAGCGGCCCTACCTATACGGCCAGCCCCCCGAATCTCCATGCTCTTTATCTTTTTCCCTATATCTTCAACTCTCGCGTACATGGAATAAGGGATATGCCCCTTATTATATTTATTCCTTTTGCTCCTCTTCCATGGATTCCACTATGGCCTGGTTTGTGGATTCAATAAGCTTTTTGAACTTATCCTCTGCCTCTGTGTACCTCTTCATGGTTTCGCTGTTCATAATATCCTGCTCCAATTTCTGCAATTCCACCATATTGTCGTTTATGTTCTCCCCTGTCATCTGTTTGAGTTGAATTTCCTGGGCCTTGGTGTTGTAATCATTCAAAAGTTTCTGCGTCTCCTCATCCTCGTCAAGGGCCTTCTGTGCTTCAATAAGTTCCTTATACTCTTCAGACTCCTTCAGGGCCTTGCCCAGTTCCTTTGCCTTTTTTATTATCTCCTCATTACTCATGCCTAACCTTACACTTCATATTTAATAAAACTTTGGAAACCTATTCATCCATGCCAAGAAGATGGTAGAGGTCCTTAGCTTCGTTACCATCCCATATCTTGCGTGGTCCCTTCTTCTCGGCGGAGAGCATGAGAAACCTGTTCTTCTGTTTCAGAGGTATGATGAAGTACTCCTCGTAGTCATCTCCGTTGTAGAGCACGATTTTCACTTTGTTCTCGCTCCTTTCTCCAGTTTTCGGGTCAAGGTACTCGTATCTCACAAATTTTCCGTAATCCACAAGATTTCTCACCTCAATTTTTCCCTTCTTTGATCTTGTGAGCACATCTTCGGGATATTCCATGCTTCAAAAATAGTGGGATGGGTTAAATAATTAACTCATGGGATAATTTGGCGCCTCGCTTATTATGTTGACATCGTGGGGATGGCTCTCTTTGAGTCCCGCATTTGTGATTCTCACGAATCTTGCCCTCTTCCACAGTTCTTCAACATTTCTCGCTCCTGTGTAACCCATGCCCGATTTCACCCCTCCAACAAGCTGGAATATTACCTCCTCAACCCTGCCCTTGTAGGGAACGGCCGCTTCCACACCCTCGGGCACGAGTTTTCCCTTGCCAAGTTTTCCATAACGATCCGATATACCCTTTTGCATGGCACCTAGGGAGCCCATACCCCTATACACCTTGAATTTTCTTCCACCTATGATCATCTCCCTTCCCGGTGATTCCTCTGTTCCGGCAAGGAGACTTCCAAGCATGACTGCGCTCGCTCCTGCTGCAAGGGCCTTTACTATGTCCCCGGAATATCTTATACCTCCATCTGCTATAACAGGTACGCCGTAATCTTGGGCCACATCTGCCGTCTGACCTATGGCCTCAAGCTGAGGCACGCCTATTCCTGCCACCACCCGGGTTGTGCATATTGAACCTGGTCCTATTCCAACCCTCAAAGCATCCACGTTCAGGGCAATCAAATCCTCTGCCGCTTCCTTTGTTGCTATGTTTCCCGCTATTAGATCAACGTCCACTATTTTGCGAATCTTCTTTATGCTCTCCATTACATGCTCGTTGTGTGCGTGGGCAGTATCTATAACGATGACATCCACCTCTGCATCCAGAAGTTTTCTGGCTCGAGCCTCGTCAAACGGACCTATTGCCGCACCCACCA
This window harbors:
- a CDS encoding hydroxymethylglutaryl-CoA synthase, with translation MVGIVTYGSYIPIYRIKTAEIARIWGDNPEHPEKGLGIMSKSVPAYDEDAATIAVEALRNALRRKNIPGEKIGAIFVGSESHPYAVKPTASLIAEVVGAYKAHAADLEFACKAGTAAMQNVYAMVKAGMIEYGIAIGTDTSQGQPGDALDYSASAGGTAYIIGKKEVIAEINDTVSFVTDTPDFWRREGQRYPSHGGRFTGEPAYFKHVMTAAKMLMDKMGTKPKDYNYVVFHQPNGKFPMRVGKRLGFTKEQIQQGLLTPYIGNTYSGATPTGLSAVLDVAKPGDRILAVSFGSGAGSDAFDITVTDEIENFNRDAAPKTWDLVKRGKFIDYAQYLKFRRMIVEVD
- the sufC gene encoding Fe-S cluster assembly ATPase SufC, encoding MLKVESLGVAVEDKEIIRDMNFEMGKGEIHVIMGPNGSGKSTLALAIMGHPSYRITRGHIYFEDKIIDSLPVDERARMGILMAFQAPEDIEGVRIIDYLTLLLEKVRGMETLEAKELIFKKAREVWFSEDTLSRYINVGFSGGERKRFEILQALLLEPKLLILDEPDSGVDVDSLSLVSMKIRELYERGTSVMLITHYGRILEHIDPSTVKVHIIKEGRIVMSGGEELVERIEKDGFKKVFEECGCNE
- a CDS encoding SufD family Fe-S cluster assembly protein, with amino-acid sequence MNDVQDVRSIIEDQIETLRKRNREPEWMTKLRYKGLKAFLEAPHSDPVIKDPLEFVVGASEEVYPEVKSLEDLPPEMLALLDRLGIAEVEKKYVAGLAVQSDTSIVLNEFLQAWRKRGLIVESMEDAVRNHPVVKDLFMKLFDPHESKLAAYHTAIWNGGVFLHIKSGLRVPMPLHLFFLIQNSAMAQAPHIIINAEPHSELHLIEGCTSPILLRHSLHLDMTEAYIGEGSKIKLSVLQNWPEYVHTRPMTRARIGKNAEFINTTVGLGTGKSNVANPVYWIDEGGYAELNGIILGQKDFYVDLGGEMNLEGPGARGINASKSVIMDGSTVITRGVIRARAPKTKGHISCDALILNSKARMETYPGLVSEVDDAELSHEAAIGKIREEELFYLMSRGLKEEEATQLIVKGFVDPLLKDIPLEFVVEIRKIIEMAVSGGM
- a CDS encoding DNA topoisomerase I, with product MNILVIAEKRNAAQRIAKILSGGKFETVKKGRNVYYSFSMGGDRYFVVPLRGHILQLDYPEKFKSWNLKDLQKLVDEEPVKIVKEKGVASTLKNLAKDADLLIIATDYDREGELIGVEALSISGYRGKVKRAKFSALTEQEIKNAFENLVDVNYNLASAAETRQKIDLAWGASLTRFISLASRRRGKDYLSVGRVQSPTLALIVKREREIESFEPTPYWNIGAKFHKRRIFRGEHIANPIWKEEEAKKIYEKIKDCNVGKVLEYVEGTKKIRPPSPFNTTEFLSEATKLGFSAARAMRIAEDLYMGGYISYPRTDNTVYPRSLNINAILKSLEKSKFSEDVKKLQKERRKYPTRGKKESKDHPPIVPMRGAKLDGERGKIYELIVRRFFATLAPDMEYEESTAKISILDEIFVSKGRRILNEGWHYYYPYSKFEEIPMPRLKEGEEIRVKGVEIVRKETKPPSRYTQSSLLKEMEKLNLGTKSTRAEIIQKLFDRGYVRGNPIRPTDLGKALIDSLEKNKVDVVKPDMTAKLERDMDRIEEGSVSGDYVVKESREMLKSILRSLEENKGDVGKSISSSMRTEIGECPDGGKLIYLERKKLVVCEHGETAKFYNLPKTGHVEFLNRKCPVCGLPLIKVVRRGQSPEIRCLDSKCEYNRRKDVVGKCPKCGGDLVIRQSRNGKRFIGCSNYPKCDVTYPLPQKGQIIPTGEVCPYCGAPLIIIRKKGRRDWKICPNMNCEYNRRKRDEE
- a CDS encoding presenilin family intramembrane aspartyl protease PSH — encoded protein: MKSETLAQINMMLIFLVANVMALLLFPAYTIYEGGLGEEGSNPWVAVYYLIYVIAVTLLIVFIAKKGKKNLLRGIFYFAIAWAMWYAIFPLLYYFYIPYSDLISLAISVILTILLIKNSEWYVINLVGILTTVGVALIFGLSLTLIPIIVLLSLFAIYDAIAVYMSKHMVALADSAIEHKLPAMFVVPAKKGYSFKRAKGRPGKGTQREAYYMGYGDVLIPGILVVAAERNFGMLGGIFTLVGALSAMLLLFVMVNTGKPQPGLPYLNAGALAGLIIYLLLFFF
- a CDS encoding metal ABC transporter substrate-binding protein, which gives rise to MRRVVVLIIIFTLLISIASILPNGSADNGKKINVVATLEIFSYFAEEIGGSRVNVSYIVPQGEDIHSYSLTYGDMKKLQSADLIILASSQFFSIDRNIREKVEGKEILDFEDYHAKLYPLGSFKRNVHGYWLYPPNALNITRAIEKKLEEMDPASSAYYEDNFMKFEKNLESTLRNVRNMAKNADLENKTALLTVPGAFYVVKYLGISIEGTIVEGPHQFISEKELSRVKKDIQNGKINFIVDVQSLQNSRSGQIAIQLSRETGVKIVYIDIFSTSNYTNLLLKDASILSYARYVNRYGNESCSCDFYLITSILLSIITVVLFIIAYDYRRELLK
- a CDS encoding AMP phosphorylase, with amino-acid sequence MELKVKRIDVEVGGLEIILNEEDAKELGLHPQDRVKVTRRGTVTTAIVNISESMIKRGEIGMFVEISEKLSVKNGDKVNIAPTVRPMSVDYIKKKISGEKLTKDEIYQIVRDIVDDSLSNIELASYVTAIQIRGMDMDETEWMTKAMVETGETIDFEYTVFDVHSIGGVPGNKYAPIAVPIAASMGLKIPKTSSRAISSAAGTADLMEVLTNVKLSVKDIRRIVDEVGATLTWGGAVNLAPADDKIVKVEYPLGIDPHSQVLASVMAKKKAVGANYMVLDIPMGPETKVPDEKTARKYAMDFIELGERLGITIEAAVTYGGQPIGRAIGPALEAREAMQALEGKNVSNSLIEKATDIAGMLLELGNVAERGEGKAMAKNVLKSGKAREKFLEIINAQGSRGIEKSEDVPIGKYKAEIHSPEDGYISIVSNKALVKIARTAGAPKDKGAGILLNRKKSEKTEKGEVLYVIYADSKAKLEEAVKLAKMLKPLKIEGMLLERIPSYKK
- a CDS encoding ribose 1,5-bisphosphate isomerase, giving the protein MYARVEDIGKKIKSMEIRGAGRIGRAAALALKYFAEDFEGNIQGFYEDLDNVKEYLISTRPTAVSLKNAVYYVVNRAKGENVEDLRKSIIKNAEDFIKRSEEALEIIGKYGAGRIPDGATILTHCNSSAALQCIIQAHRDGKKIRVFNTETRPWLQGHITARALAKEGIDVTMIVDSAVRYFMRDVDIVVVGADTIASNGAVINKIGTSQIALAAHEARVPFIVCAETYKFSPETVIGKLVKIEERDPREIANPDDFPGVKFRNPVFDATPPEYIDAIVTEKGVISPYLAYEIIKEVMNVGIEGKED
- a CDS encoding YlbF family regulator, which encodes MSNEEIIKKAKELGKALKESEEYKELIEAQKALDEDEETQKLLNDYNTKAQEIQLKQMTGENINDNMVELQKLEQDIMNSETMKRYTEAEDKFKKLIESTNQAIVESMEEEQKE
- the guaB gene encoding IMP dehydrogenase — encoded protein: MFEEKLKNAKIGLTFDDVLLQPSRSPVEPKDVDVSSHITRHIKAKIPILSSPMDTVTEDRMAIALAEIGALGVIHRNITIEEQVELVRRVKKEESLIIRDLHTITPDTTIEEAERLMRENKIAGLPVVENDKLVGILTNRDIRFYRGERIKVSSVMTRDVITAPEGITMEEAIKIMHEHRIEKLPIVKDGKLVGLITAKDILKRERYPDALRDSEGRLMVGAAIGPFDEARARKLLDAEVDVIVIDTAHAHNEHVMESIKKIRKIVDVDLIAGNIATKEAAEDLIALNVDALRVGIGPGSICTTRVVAGIGVPQLEAIGQTADVAQDYGVPVIADGGIRYSGDIVKALAAGASAVMLGSLLAGTEESPGREMIIGGRKFKVYRGMGSLGAMQKGISDRYGKLGKGKLVPEGVEAAVPYKGRVEEVIFQLVGGVKSGMGYTGARNVEELWKRARFVRITNAGLKESHPHDVNIISEAPNYPMS